Proteins co-encoded in one Lynx canadensis isolate LIC74 chromosome C1, mLynCan4.pri.v2, whole genome shotgun sequence genomic window:
- the PARS2 gene encoding probable proline--tRNA ligase, mitochondrial — protein MHKCFPARGVMEGLLSRCRALPALTTCGRQLSGYVPHRFYHCVPERGKRLVLSRMFQPQNLREDQVLSPEGRSGDLSCKSQRLMLQVGLIHPASPGCYHLLPYTVRAIEKLERVIDQEMQAIGGQKVNMPSLSPAELWRATKRWDLMGKELLRLRDRHGKEYCLGPTHEEAITALVASQQTLSYKQLPFLLYQVTRKFRDEPRPRFGLLRSREFYMKDMYTFDSSPEAALETYGLVCGAYSSLFHRLGLQCVRVQADVGSIGGTTSHEFQLPAEVGEDRFAVCPGCGFSANMEMLHSSQTSCPACRGPLTESRGIEVGHTFYLGTKYSSIFSAQFTNAHGKPCLAEMGCYGLGVTRILAAGIEVLSTEDSVRWPSLLAPYHVCLIPPKKGSREEAATELTGGLYDLITEAVPQLRGEVLLDDRTHLTIGNRLKDANKFGYPFVIIAGKRALEDPAHFEVRCQNTGEVVFLTREGVTEFLSQVQVV, from the exons AT GCACAAGTGCTTCCCCGCACGGGGTGTCATGGAAGGGCTGCTGTCGAGATGCAGGGCACTGCCCGCCCTGACCACCTGCGGCCGCCAGCTCTCTGGGTACGTTCCTCACAGGTTTTACCACTGTGTCCCAGAGAGAGGGAAGCGCTTGGTGCTGTCCCGCATGTTCCAGCCCCAGAACCTTCGGGAAGACCAGGTGCTCTCTCCTGAGGGCAGATCTGGCGACCTGAGCTGTAAGAGCCAGCGGCTGATGCTGCAGGTGGGTCTGATCCACCCGGCAAGCCCCGGCTGTTACCACCTCCTGCCTTATACCGTGCGTGCCATAGAGAAGCTCGAGCGGGTGATAGACCAGGAGATGCAGGCCATCGGGGGACAGAAGGTCAACATGCCCAGCCTCAGCCCAGCAGAGCTCTGGCGCGCCACCAAGCGGTGGGACTTGATGGGCAAGGAGCTGCTAAGACTTAGAGACAGACACGGCAAGGAATACTGCTTAGGACCAACTCACGAGGAAGCCATCACGGCCCTGGTCGCCTCCCAGCAGACACTGTCCTACAAGCAGCTTCCGTTCCTGCTGTACCAGGTGACAAGGAAGTTTCGGGACGAGCCCAGgccccgctttggtcttcttcgcAGCCGGGAGTTTTACATGAAGGACATGTACACCTTCGACTCCTCCCCAGAGGCCGCCCTGGAGACCTACGGCCTGGTGTGCGGGGCCTACAGCAGCTTGTTCCACAGGCTGGGGCTGCAGTGCGTCAGGGTCCAGGCGGACGTGGGCAGCATCGGGGGCACCACGTCTCACGAGTTCCAGCTGCCGGCCGAGGTCGGGGAGGACCGGTTTGCGGTCTGTCCCGGCTGCGGCTTCTCGGCCAACATGGAGATGCTGCACTCGTCGCAAACCAGCTGCCCTGCTTGCCGGGGACCACTGACCGAAAGCAGAGGCATCGAGGTGGGGCACACGTTTTACCTGGGCACCAAGTACTCCTCCATTTTCAGTGCCCAGTTTACCAATGCCCACGGCAAACCGTGCCTGGCCGAGATGGGCTGCTACGGCCTGGGTGTGACGCGGATACTGGCTGCCGGCATTGAGGTGCTGTCCACCGAAGACTCTGTTCGCTGGCCCAGCCTCCTCGCACCTTACCACGTGTGCCTCATCCCCCCGAAGAAGGGCAGTAGGGAGGAGGCGGCCACCGAGCTCACGGGCGGCCTGTATGACCTCATCACGGAGGCAGTGCCTCAGCTCCGTGGTGAGGTCCTGCTCGATGACAGGACCCATCTGACCATCGGAAACAGACTGAAAGACGCCAACAAGTTTGGGTACCCCTTTGTGATCATCGCCGGCAAGAGGGCCCTGGAGGACCCTGCCCATTTTGAAGTCCGGTGCCAGAACACCGGTGAGGTGGTCTTCCTCACCAGAGAAGGAGTCACGGAATTTCTGAGCCAAGTGCAGGTCGTCTGA